The following DNA comes from Candidatus Lokiarchaeota archaeon.
AAGATACCGGAACCATATATGCCATCAACGAAGGTAAAATTGCATCGCGTAGTATCCTGGCTTCTGGCTCTATTTGCTCTCGCCACAATAGCAACAGGCTATGCGCTCTCTAGAGGGTGGTTACCTCAAGCCTACTATACTGTGTCTCTAGTGCATCGAACCTTCGAGGTTTTCTTTATCGGACTCTTCATTATCCATGCTACTTTAACGCTCAAGTATTACGGAATAAACTGGTCAAAGGCACTTCGTGGAATCAGAGAAGGCAAAGCAAAACAGATTAACTTCTTTCGAGTAGTTCAAAGAATTTCTAGCTGGTTCATAATTGGATTTGCTTTTCTAGTCATTCTCGCAGGCTTGAATGGGCTTGAGTCCTTTGCTATCGGTAGTCAAGGAATAATTCCATTTGCTTGGCATCGCTTCTTCGATTTCTTTCTCATAATTGCGATTGTAGTTCATGTTGCCATAGGTACGAGATTCGCCATGATGAGAAGGCGCATGAGGAAAGATTTGGCCAACGGAATAGTAATCGGACTCACTCTATCCCTAGTTTTTGTTGGCTTTGGCCTGAATATTACAAGGGTTGGGAATGGGAATGGTCAGCAGAATGATAATGGTACACCGGATCCATCTGAAAGTACACTAAGCGAAGTAACCATTGATGGAATAGTATATCGATTCAATAGCACCATTGTAGAAACTGTCCGTCCGGATATATTTCTCCCAGGCAGCTTCTCAATGTTCGATGTACTTGTTCATGTAGCCCAAGATGATGACGTCAATTTAGAATATCATTTCAATTCTTCGATGAATACTCATGTAATAGATTCGCTCAATGGACACGAGCACTGGTGGTACAGGGCGCATTATTCTGGAGGGTGGATGGAGGACAACGTCTATCGCATGGACCACTATATCTACAAAGAGGGGACGACACTTGTCATCTACAAAGAAAATCCAAATCGCATAAGGCGAATCTACTCAACCTATGTGGAGGAAGTGATACGAAATCAGGGAAATGATGGCCAAATCATTATTCCAACAGTAACTATCCAAAGCAGAACCCAGGATCTTACGTTCTATAGTGTGAATGTAACACCACATAACCTTCGCAATGAAACTCTCCAAGATAGCGTCATTACAGGCATAGATGTAATCATGTCGCTAGGTGATCAAGGGAAGCTAACATATGACATTCAATGGTATGAGTCAATAGGAACGGCTGACATTGTAAGAAATTACTATATTGTACGCATCAACGGAGACCGAGCCGCTGGTACATGCGGATTCGTCTATGATTCAGGAAATCGGGACTACTTCGGTTTCAAGGGAAATCACATCCATCTTCCCTCTGATGTTAGGGTATTGAATTCACCTGAATACATGCGCTGGTTTTGGATCTGTCTTTAGTCCAATCCACCGAAGAGGACAAAACGAAAAGATGTGTATGGGATTTAGAACACGTGTACCAATTAATTTCGTTCAGTCTGTTGAACGGGTAAAATCATTTATCCAGTACAGTGTTGGAGAAGATGATGACAGGTCTTACCGTCCATTGGAAGGGTCGAATGGCAACAGAAGAGATTGAATTTGAGCATGCTCACGAACAAATCTTGCTTTCCGATAGGTTGGAAAAGATGAGAGAGGATATTTGGCGCAAAACTGTACAAAAATATCCGAATTCCTATGATGGTGACATCCTCGTTCTTGATGCTATTGCCACCAAGAAACAGAAACTCATGTTACATACAAAGGAAATCAAGTTCTCACGCGTTCTTGTTCTTGAGAAGGTGGGAAAAGGTCTGGGACAATATGGTACAATGGGTCTACAAGTTGCTGTTTTCTCGAACAACCGACAATACCTCTTGTACGGAGAGCGGTCACACACAGAAATGTACTGTCCAGGTCTATACTCCCTTCCAGGTGGTATGTTAGAGGTTAAGGATGCCAAACAGAGCTTTGACTCGGCATGCATGAGAGAGCTCAAGGAGGAGGTCTCGATAGAGGTGAGAGAGGAGAGACACCTTACTGGAATAGTGAAAGACCTTCACTCAAGTGTTGGAATCACGTTGATTGTCGAGGGGGTAGCCAGAAAAAAACCACAGGCGGGAGAACAGGTACATGGAAATGAGGAATGGAGAGAGAGGATGCTAATGTGGCATGATATTGATTCTTTGGCCAGCCTTGGAGAGCCTAAAGTTCTTTCCGGGTTGCTCTTTCTTAAGGAGGAAATTCCTGAAGTTCAATGATATCCAAGATCGCGCCGTCTCGCTTCTTCATCGAATCCCTCAATTTCGGAGCCATCAGCCCGTTTCATACCCATAAGACGGGCAATCTTCGCATAGTCTGGTGACATGGGATACTCCGCTTTCATTGAAAAGCGGGTTGGAATCGATCCAGTTCCCTTCTGTTCTAGACCATGTGCCAGTTCACCAATCTTGTCTGTTGGTGCAGAAAAGATGATTTCGTCATCCTGTGTTCCTGCACGTCCTCGATCACCCCTGCAGGGGACAGCTACATGATAGTCTTCTCTAAGCATTGGAGGCACAACGGCATACACACAGGCTGAATGTCCACCAAGTATACTTTCAACGTCCATACCGTCAGAATATGCAGCTCCGAGGAGGAGCTTCGTTAGCTGAGCGGAATTACAGTAGATAACGGCAACATCAGGCTCGAAATTTGCTGACACAAGCGGCGCCGAAATTACCCCCTTGTACTTGCCAACATCAAACCGTGGAAGATTCTTAGCCCAGTTAGAACCAGCTTCCAGTGATGCTACACCAGTGGGATAGCGATTGTGGCCTTCAAGGAAATACTGGGGTGGCTCTGCAAGACCAAAGCCTATCACAGGCTCGGGACACCACATATCTTCAAACAGCTGCGCCACAGTCATCCCAAATCGTCTTGACAATGCAAAACATTGGCAGGTCGAAATACATGAACCGAATTCCTCTGTTGGACGCTTTGCATTAGTTGGGATTTCAGATTCGTTTTCCAGCATCTTGATTGCTAAAGGATCGCTTATTGGTCGTATAGCCGCTACAATCCGCTTTCCATACGCATTGAATTCGTTCAAGAGAACACCACTATGTATGGCATATCCATGAGCAGCATAAAACTCTGAGGTCTTTCATATCAATGGCAATAGTTGGCTATTTCAGCTCGAAGTAGGGGTCATCAATTTCTTTGATTTCCTCAAACCCGACATCATCCAAGATTTCGGTCATCGCTTGAGCGCCATGTATCCATTCGATGCTCATTTTTCCGTCTTCCTCCCTCAGCACAACGTCAGGCAAATCGCCAAAGAGATTATGATCCGCCTCAAGGACATCCTGGTATGCTCCAGTGAGTGCTACGAGGAAGTAATCCAAGTTGTTTACATCTGTGACAGGAATTCCAGTCGTTGAATTCGACTTCGAAGCGGTCAGAGGTCTAACATCCTTTGTAACAAGTGTTCTGTCCTCGCGCCTTCGGATAACAAAGGGAGAAATTTCGCCATCGCTATCACAGGTCAGATCAGCCAATCGAACAGTTGTAGCTGGTTGCCTATCGTGGCCGGAAATAGGTATTACCGGAAAGTACTGATCCACCAGGACAAAGTCAAAGCAGCTGTTAAAGACACTGAAGTTACCAATAGCGACGTAATCAGGAACAAAAAGCCATTCATGGAGTTCTTCTGGTACTTCTAGGTTTTCTTCAACAACTCGACGTCTAACCAATTGCTTGAACAATGCAACGCGTTTTTCCCGGGTATGTAATTCATCAATATTCCCGGTAGGAGCCGCATGCTTCAAATCAGTCCAGATATCGTATAAGGTTGCAGTATTCGATATCTGCTCAATCTTTTGTCCGAAATCCTTCATTTCTGGACTGCTAGCATCCACCTCTGGAAAGACACTCCGAACATCTACAACTTTGACGATGATTGCGGAAGATTTCGCGGTGACTGCACGGCCAGCTTCAGTCATGATGTCGGGGTGTTTGTTCGCACCCTCTTTCTCACAGACATCTTGAATCGCATCAAGCATCGTATTTACGAAAACAGAAATCGGGTCCTGTTCAAACAGACTCTCGTAATCAGCAGGTACGCCTCCCCCGATGTCTATCGCACGTAGACCTGTCAATCCGCGTTTGCGAAGAGAAAAGAAGACTTCAGCCATGAATTTCCCATAGTCTGCCATATTTTTCTCCAAGTTCGTGAGCTGGGATCCAAGATGAGCATGAATAGCGCGTACATCTTCCCCTAAGGGCGAATCCGCTAGTATGTTAGCCACTTCAATCATATCATGAACAGAAAGCCCAAATTTTGAATCACGACCACCAGAGTGGGACCAATGACCACTCGAGTGGACATAGGGCTTCACCCGTAGTGCTAGCTCAAGCTTCCCGGGTATAAGACAATCGATAGCAAGTTTTGCCTCATCGACACTCTCAAGCGATACCAATACGCGGTGTCCTTGCTCTGCTGCAGCGCGAGCCATCTCAAGATATTCCCTGTCTTTGGTTCCGTTGGCAACAATCAGCCGGCTCTTGTCTTCAAAGACCGCTCGCATGATGAGTAACATCTCGCTTTTGGAGCCCGCTTCAAGGCCGTATTCAACATCAGATTCCAATACAGCAGTTACGCAATCGGATTGTTGGTTCACTTTCACTGGATAAAGCGGAATATAATCGCCATTGTATCCTGCAGACTTCATGTAGGATGAAAATGTCTTTCGTATCTTTTCGACCTGTTCGGTAATCAGCTGGGGAAATCGAACTGTAAATGTCGATGTGTAACCATTCTTTGATTTGTTTTCTTCTCTAACACGGTCTATCAAATCCGGAATGGTGATACTGGCATCCTCAAGCTTAATCTCAAGATCCCCAGCCTCATTGA
Coding sequences within:
- a CDS encoding NUDIX domain-containing protein; protein product: MMTGLTVHWKGRMATEEIEFEHAHEQILLSDRLEKMREDIWRKTVQKYPNSYDGDILVLDAIATKKQKLMLHTKEIKFSRVLVLEKVGKGLGQYGTMGLQVAVFSNNRQYLLYGERSHTEMYCPGLYSLPGGMLEVKDAKQSFDSACMRELKEEVSIEVREERHLTGIVKDLHSSVGITLIVEGVARKKPQAGEQVHGNEEWRERMLMWHDIDSLASLGEPKVLSGLLFLKEEIPEVQ